TTGAGTGGACCGATAACCATTGCTAAAGTGGCGGGCGCTTCGGCCCAGTCGGGCATCGGTGATTTCCTGAATTTCCTCGCTTATCTGAGCATTAGCCTGGGTGTTCTCAATTTGCTGCCTATTCCCGTGTTAGACGGGGGGCATTTGTTGTTTTATCTGATCGAGTGGGCGCGTGGTCGCCCCCTTTCGGAAAAGGTTCAGGGTTGGGGGGTTCAGATCGGTATAAGTCTGGTAGTGGGTGTTATGTTGCTCGCGCTGGTCAACGATCTGGGTCGACTGTAAAGCTTCATTGAGTTGCGAATCTGCCGCATTTTGCGGCAGTTTGTTTATTGCCAGTTGGAATAAGAAAGGACTTCATGAAACGTCTGCTGCTAACTGCGGTTCTTGCCGCACTGATGATCGCCGAAGTTCACGCTGAGTCCTTCACCATCTCCGATATCCGTGTCAATGGCCTGCAGCGGGTTTCCGCTGGCAGTGTATTTGGTGCGCTGCCGCTGAACGTTGGCGAGCAAGCGGATGATGGTCGTCTGGTCGATGCCACTCGCGCGCTGTTCAAGACTGGGTTCTTTCAGGACATCCAGGTGGGCCGTGACGGGAATGTGCTGGTTATCAGTGTCGTCGAGCGCCCGTCTGTGGCGAGCATCGAGATCGAAGGCAACAAGGCCATCTCTACCGAAGACCTGATGAAAGGTCTCAAGCAGTCAGGTCTGGCTGAAGGTGAGATCTTCCAGCGCGCAACCCTTGAGGGTGTGCGTAACGAGCTGCAACGTCAGTACGTTGCCCAAGGTCGTTACTCCGCTGAGGTGGCTACCGAAGTCGTTCCTCAGCCGCGCAACCGCGTTGGCTTGAAGATCAACATCAATGAAGGCACCGTCGCTGCTATCCAGCACATCAACGTGGTGGGTAACACGGTGTTCCCTGATGAAGACCTGATTGGTCTTTTCGAGCTCAAGACCACCAACTGGCTTTCCTTCTTCAAGAACGACGACAAGTACGCCCGTGAGAAACTCTCCGGCGACCTCGAACGTCTGCGTTCCTACTACCTTGATCGCGGCTATATCAATATGGATATCGCTTCGACCCAGGTATCGATCACGCCTGACAAGAAGAACGTGTACATCACGGTCAACGTCAACGAAGGCCAGAAATACAGCGTCAAGTCGGTCAAGCTGAGCGGCGACCTCAAGGTGCCGGAAGATCAGGTCAAATCCCTGCTGCTGGTCAAGCCGGGCCAGGTCTTCTCCCGCAAGGTCATGACCACCACCTCCGAACTGATCACCCGTCGTCTGGGTAACGAGGGTTACACCTTCGCCAACGTCAACGGCGTACCAACGCCGCACGACGAAGACCACACGGTTGATATCACCTTCGTGGTGGATCCGGGCAAACGTGCCTACGTGAACCGCATCAACTTCCGTGGCAACACCAAGTCTGCGGACGAAGTGCTGCGTCGCGAAATGCGTCAGATGGAAGGTGGCTGGGCTTCGACCTACCTGATCGACCAGTCGAAAACCCGTCTTGATCGCCTGGGCTTCTTTAAAGAAGTGAACGTTGAAACCCCGCCTGTGCCGGGTACCGACGATCAGGTGGACGTCAACTACGCCGTTGAAGAGCAAGCCTCCGGTTCGATCACCGCCAGCGTCGGTTTCGCCCAGAGCGCCGGTCTGATCCTCGGTGGTTCGATCAGCCAGAACAACTTCCTCGGTACCGGTAACAAGGTCAGCATCGGCCTGACCCGCAGCGAATACCAGAGCCGCTACAACTTCAGCTATGTCGATCCGTACTGGACTGCTGATGGCGTGAGCCTGGGTTACAACGCGTTCTATCGCACGACCGACTACAAAGACCTCGATGTCGACGTGGCAAGCTATGCGGTAGACAGCCTGGGTGCTGGCATCAGCATGGGCTACCCGATCAACGAGACCTCGCGTCTGACCTTCGGCCTTACCGTTCAGCAGGATGAAATCAAGACCGGTACTTACACCGTTGATGAAATCTACGATTTCGTGAATCAGGAAGGCGACAAATACCTGAACTTCAAGGCGTCTGCCGGCTGGTCCGAATCCACCTTGAACAAAGGTGTACTGGCAACTCGCGGTCATTCGCAAAGCCTGGTGCTGGAAACCACCTTGCCGGGCAGCGACCTGTCGTTCTTCAAGCTTGATTACCGCGCGCAGTATTTCCACCCGATCACCGACAACTACACCCTGCGTCTGCACACCGAGCTGGGTTATGGCGACGGTTATGGTTCGACCTCCGGTCTGCCGTTCTACGAGAACTACTATGCCGGTGGCTTCAACTCGGTACGTGGTTTCAAGGACAGCACCCTCGGTCCACGCAGTACGCCGAGTCGTGGTGCTGACGTGACCGGTAACAAAGGTACGCTGGCTGACCCGGATCAGGATCCACTGCCGTTCGGTGGTAACGTATTGGTCCAGGGTGGCGTAGAGGTCATGTTCCCTCTGCCATTCATCAAGGATCAACGTTCCCTGCGTACTTCGCTGTTCTGGGACGTGGGTAACGTATTCGACAGCAATTGCGGCTCGTCGAAACGGACCACCACTGACAAGAAAGTCGAGTGCAATAACGTCGACCTTTCCGGTCTGGCAAGCTCCGTCGGTGTAGGCGTCACGTGGATCACTGCGCTTGGCCCGTTGAGCTTCGCCTTGGCGATGCCGATCAAGAAGCCGGACGACAACACCGAAACTCAAGTATTCCAGTTCTCCCTTGGTCAGACCTTCTAAGGGTCTGGTCTTAGCTAATGACAACGAATTCCGTAGGAGTAGATCGTGCGTAAGTTGACTCAATTGGTACTGCTTGCAACTGTTCTCGTTGCAAGCCCGGCGTTTGCCGAAATGAAAATCGCTGTCCTGAACTATCAGATGGCTTTGCTGGAATCTGATGCGGCCAAGAGATATGCCGTTGACGCAGAGAAGAAGTTCGGTCCGCAACTGACCAAACTGAAGTCTCTGGAAAGCAGCGCCAAAGGCATCCAGGATCGTCTGGTAAGTGGCGGCGACAAAATGGCCCAGCCTGAGCGCGAGCGTCTTGAGCTTGAATTCAAGCAGAAGGCTCGTGACTTCCAGTTCCAGTCCAAGGAGCTGAACGAAGCCAAAGCCGTTGCCGACCGCGAAATGCTCAAGCAACTCAAGCCGAAGCTGGATCAGGCTGTAGAAGAAGTGATCAAGAAAGGCGCATTTGACCTGGTCTTCGAGCGCGGTGCTGTGATTGACGTCAAGCCTCAGTACGACGTTACTCGCCAGGTCATCGAGCGCATGAATCAGCTGAAGTAAGTCATGACTGTATCCATCAAGCTCGGCCAATTGGCCGAGTTCCTTGGCGCGACCCTACGTGGCGCCGAGGATAAAGAGATAACCGGGCTGGCCACTTTACAAGAGGCCGGCCCTGGTCATGTCAGTTTCCTGGCAAATCCGCAATATCGTAAATTTCTCGCCGATACCCATGCGTCTGCCGTGTTGCTTAAACCTGCGGATGCCGAGTTGTTCGTCGGGGATGCGTTGCTGGTGCCAGACCCTTATCTGGCCTATGCACGAATTTCTCACCTGTTCGACCCCAAGCCCAAGGCTGCACCCGGTGTGCATCCGACGGCCATCGTCGCGGCAGATGCGTTCGTCGATGCCGCTGCCAGTGTCGGCGCGTTCGCCGTCATTGAAAGCGGTGCGCGGATTGCCGCCGGCGTGACCATCGGTGCTCACTGCTTCATCGGTGCCCGTTGTGAAATCGGTGCCGACGGCTGGCTCGCTCCTCGGGTAACGCTTTACCACGATGTACGCATCGGCGAGCGCGTGGTGATTCAGTCGGGCGCGGTGTTGGGCGGTGAAGGGTTTGGCTTCGCCAGTGACAAAGGTATCTGGCAGAAAATCGCGCAGATTGGCGGTGTGCTGGTAGGCGACGACGTGGAAATTGGCGTGAATACCGCCATCGACCGCGGCGCGCTGGCCGATACCCGCATCGGCAATGGCGTGAAGCTGGACAACCAGATCCAGATTGCCCACAACGTGCAAATTGGCGATCACACCGCGATGGCCGCCTGCGTGGGGATATCCGGTAGCACAAAGATTGGTAAACATTGCACCCTTGCCGGCGGTGTCGGGCTGGTGGGGCATATTGAAATCTGCGATGGCGTTTTCATCACCGGCATGACCATGGTGACGCACTCGATCACCGAACCAGGGGCCTATTCTTCGGGTACGGCGATGCAACCGGCCGCTGAATGGCGTAAAAGCGCAGCACGCATTCGCAAGATCGATGACATGGCGCGCAGGCTGCAAAAGCTGGAAAAGATGGTCGAGGCCGTGACCTCAGGCGTTAATGCTTCATCTGATGGCTGATACCTTTTTCATATCAAGCGTGCACAGCCGATAAATTGCCTCCTTGATTTGCAGAGGAGTGCTGCGCACCCGTCGCGCACT
This genomic window from Pseudomonas sp. G.S.17 contains:
- the bamA gene encoding outer membrane protein assembly factor BamA, encoding MKRLLLTAVLAALMIAEVHAESFTISDIRVNGLQRVSAGSVFGALPLNVGEQADDGRLVDATRALFKTGFFQDIQVGRDGNVLVISVVERPSVASIEIEGNKAISTEDLMKGLKQSGLAEGEIFQRATLEGVRNELQRQYVAQGRYSAEVATEVVPQPRNRVGLKININEGTVAAIQHINVVGNTVFPDEDLIGLFELKTTNWLSFFKNDDKYAREKLSGDLERLRSYYLDRGYINMDIASTQVSITPDKKNVYITVNVNEGQKYSVKSVKLSGDLKVPEDQVKSLLLVKPGQVFSRKVMTTTSELITRRLGNEGYTFANVNGVPTPHDEDHTVDITFVVDPGKRAYVNRINFRGNTKSADEVLRREMRQMEGGWASTYLIDQSKTRLDRLGFFKEVNVETPPVPGTDDQVDVNYAVEEQASGSITASVGFAQSAGLILGGSISQNNFLGTGNKVSIGLTRSEYQSRYNFSYVDPYWTADGVSLGYNAFYRTTDYKDLDVDVASYAVDSLGAGISMGYPINETSRLTFGLTVQQDEIKTGTYTVDEIYDFVNQEGDKYLNFKASAGWSESTLNKGVLATRGHSQSLVLETTLPGSDLSFFKLDYRAQYFHPITDNYTLRLHTELGYGDGYGSTSGLPFYENYYAGGFNSVRGFKDSTLGPRSTPSRGADVTGNKGTLADPDQDPLPFGGNVLVQGGVEVMFPLPFIKDQRSLRTSLFWDVGNVFDSNCGSSKRTTTDKKVECNNVDLSGLASSVGVGVTWITALGPLSFALAMPIKKPDDNTETQVFQFSLGQTF
- a CDS encoding OmpH family outer membrane protein, which codes for MRKLTQLVLLATVLVASPAFAEMKIAVLNYQMALLESDAAKRYAVDAEKKFGPQLTKLKSLESSAKGIQDRLVSGGDKMAQPERERLELEFKQKARDFQFQSKELNEAKAVADREMLKQLKPKLDQAVEEVIKKGAFDLVFERGAVIDVKPQYDVTRQVIERMNQLK
- the lpxD gene encoding UDP-3-O-(3-hydroxymyristoyl)glucosamine N-acyltransferase, giving the protein MTVSIKLGQLAEFLGATLRGAEDKEITGLATLQEAGPGHVSFLANPQYRKFLADTHASAVLLKPADAELFVGDALLVPDPYLAYARISHLFDPKPKAAPGVHPTAIVAADAFVDAAASVGAFAVIESGARIAAGVTIGAHCFIGARCEIGADGWLAPRVTLYHDVRIGERVVIQSGAVLGGEGFGFASDKGIWQKIAQIGGVLVGDDVEIGVNTAIDRGALADTRIGNGVKLDNQIQIAHNVQIGDHTAMAACVGISGSTKIGKHCTLAGGVGLVGHIEICDGVFITGMTMVTHSITEPGAYSSGTAMQPAAEWRKSAARIRKIDDMARRLQKLEKMVEAVTSGVNASSDG